GACCGAGCACGCGCGGGGCACCGACGGCTCCCGCACGGTCGTGGTGCGGAACTGGCCGTCGGACGCCCACGCGGTGACCGTGCAGTTCAAGGACTACCTGGACTTGCGGCACACGTAGATGCAGTCCACGGGGTCGTCGGGCGCGTCGTGGAGGGTCACCACGTCGAACCCGGCCTCGGACAGCATCCGCCGCGCGACCCGTTCGCCCCACATCGTGCCCAGCCCGGCACCGCCGGCGGCCAGGGAGACGGTCATGCAGTGCAGCACGCTGAACGAGTACAGCATCGGCGCGACGGGGTTGGCCACGTCCTCGGTCAGGTCGCTCGACCCCTTCACGTCGAACACCACGAACGTCCCGCCGGGCCGCAGGGCGCGGTGCACGGCCCGCAGCACCCCGGCGGGGTCGGCCTGGTCGTGGACGGCGTCGAAGGCGAACACCGCGTCCAGCGGCGGGTCCGCGGGCAGCGACACCACGTCCCGCACCTCGAACCGGGCGTTGGTCACGCCCAGGGCCGCTGCCTCGGCGCGGGCCAGGTCGATGGCGTCGGCGGCGATGTCGTAGCCGGTGAACTCCGACGCGGGGAACGCCCGCGCCAGCAGGTTCACCGCGTGCCCGGTGCCGCAGCCGACGTCGGCCACCCGGATGCCCTCGGCCAGCCGGCCCGCGAGACCGGTCAGGGGCACCACGCCGGACAGCAGCTGCTCGTCGAAGTAGCCGCGGCTCAGCGAGTCCATCACGGCGGTGAACCGCGGCCGGAACCGCTCGTAGGGCACGCCGCCGCCGTCGCGGAACGCGGCCTCGACCTGGTCGAGGTTCGCCGCGAGCAGGGCCGTGACCTGGCTGAACGGGGCCATGTTCGCCGAGCCGCCGCCGGTCAGGCACAGCGCGTGCTCGGCGGGCAGGGTGTAGACGCCGTCCTCGTGCTCGAACACGCCGCCGGTGACCAGGGCGGCCAGCCACTCGCGGACGTACCGCTCGGACAGGCCCGCCCGGTCGGCCAGCTCGGCACTGGTGGCGGGGCCGCGCGCGGCGGCGGTGAACAGGCCGGTGCGGTGGCCCAGGTCGAGCAGGAGCGTGAGCAGCGAGCGGCCGATCGTGTCGAACAGGGTGCCGGCGAACTCCTCGACGCGGTGCTCGTCGATCGCGGCGGGGGTGGTCGTGGGCGCGGTGGTGGTCATGGCGTTCTCCTCACCTCGGGGGTGTGCCGAGGCTAGGAGCGCGGGGCGCGGCGGTGCTTCGGTCGAAGTGTGCAGGTCACCGCCGGCGTGGATGGGTCGATCCACCCACCAGGCCGTGGTCGAACGCGTACGCGGCGGCGGCCGTGCGGGTCGGCAGGCCGAGCTTGAGGTAGATGTTGGCCAGGTGCCGGGCCACGGTCTTCTCGCTCAGCACGAGCGCGGCGGCCACCTCCCGGTTGGTGCGGCCTTGCGCGACCAGGGCCAGCACGTCCACCTCGCGCGCGGTCAGCCCGCCCGGGTTCGGCCGGGAGCCGGGGGGTGCCCACTCGGGGTCGGCGGCGTGCGCGGCGGCGCGTTCGCGGTCGGCGGCGTCGGTGTCGCCGAGCCGGTCGTAGGTGGCGGCCAGCAGCAGCCGGACGCGGGCGCAGTCGTGCGGGACGTCCAGCTCCCGCCACCGCGCGCACGCCCGGCGCAGCACCGGCAGGGCTTCCTCGGGGTGGTCGTCGGCGAGCAGGACCGCGCCCCGCGCGTGGTCGGCGGCGGCGCGCAGGCCGTCCGTGCCGTAGGTGCGGGCGGTCTCGGCGAGTTCGTCGGCGGACTTGCGGGCCACGTCCGGCGCTCCCGCCGCCACGCCGATCTCCACGGCGGCGCGCAGCAGGTCCACGCGGGTCAGCGGCGGGCCGTCGGCCGCGGTGAGCGCGGCGGTGATCGAGGCGAGCGCCACGTCCGGCCGGTGCTGGGCCAGGCGCAGCAGCGCGACGCCCGGCTGGGGGTCGCGACCCAGCTCGTGGGTGGCGAGGTAGGCGCGCTCGGCGCCGTCCGGGTCGCCGCGCAGCCGCCGGGACTCGCCGACCACGTACCGGGCTTCGGCGGCCACGCCGACCGCGAGGTCCCGCACCTCGTCGGCGACCCGCGCCGCCAGCGCCTCCGCGGCGGCCCACTCGCCGCTCGTGTGCAGGAGTTGGGCCTGGTGGACGCGGCAGATGCCGGTGAACAGCACGGCCGTGCGGGACTCGCACCACCGCCGCAGGACCTCCGTCCACGCGCGCATCCGGCGCAGGTCCACCACCTCGTGGCAGGCGTCGACCAGGCCGCAGTACACGTGCCCGGTCCACCCCGGGGCGAGGTCGCCGCCCAGCGCGGCGGCCATCGCGTCGTCCAGCAGGGCGAACCCCTCGGCGACCCGGCCCAGGCGGACCAGCGCGCGCCCCTCGGCGGCGGTCGCCACCGTCACCAGGTTCGGGTCGCCGTACCCGCGGGCGTCCTGGCGCAGCCGGCGGGCCCGGGTGACGGCGGTGTCCAGGTCGCCGGCCTCGAGAGCGGCCTCGACGTCCCGGACGTAGCGCAGGAAGCCGTGCTCGACGCAGTCCGGCTCGTCCGCCAGCAGGCGCTCGGCGCGGGCGAACCACGTGCCGCCCGCCGCCTGCTCCCCGCGCAGGAAGTGCAGGTAGGACAGGCCCAGGGCGGTGCCGGCGGCCTCCCGGCCCGCGCCCGCGCCGCGGAACAGCTCGAACGCGTCCGCGTCGCCCGCCAGCGACTCCTCGACCCGGCCGTGCCACCACGCCGTGTCGGCCCGTTCGGCGGCGGCACGGGCGGCGGCGAGTGCGTCGGTCATGGCGGCGGTCCGTTCACCCCGTGGTGGGTCAGTATCACCCCACTCCGCCCGCCGCGGTGGGTAGAGTCGGGGGAGGAGATCACCGAGGGGGTTCCACCATGAAGAAGAACATCTCCTGCCCGTGCGGCGAGCGGATCGTCGGCGAGGACGAGGACGACTTGGTCGAGAAGACCCAGCAGCACCTGCGGGAGAACCACCCGGGCCACGAGTACACCCGGGACCAGATCCTGTTCATGGCCTACTGAGCGGTCACGGCCTGCCCAGCGCCGCGCGCGTGAACTCCTCCGGGTACGGCGAGCGGGCCACGGCCTGGTCCGGGCTCAGCGCACCGGCGGCGACCTCCCGGCACAGCCGCGCGACCGTCGCCAGCTCCGCCCGCTGCGCGCGGACGTAGTCACGGTCCACCGGCTCGCCGTGGCCGGGCAGCACGATCGGCGCGTCCAGCGCCAGGATGCCGTCCAGCGCGGCGGGCCAGCCCTGCGGGTGCGCGTCGCCGAACTGGGGCGGGGCGCCGTGTTCGACCAGGTCGCCCGCGTAGACCGCGCCCGCGTCCGGCACGTGCACGACCAGGTCGTGGTCGGAGTGCGCCGGTCCGAAGTGCCGCAGCACCACCCGCCGGCCGCCCAGGTCGAGGTCCGCGCGGTCCTGCACCAGGTGGTCGGGCAGGACCAGCCGCACGGCCGCGATGCGGTCGCCGACCTCGTGGTCACCGCGTTCGCGGTAGCTGCGCGCCCACTTCTCCCGCTGCTCCGCGCCGTGGGCGGCCAGGTCGGCGTGGCACCGCGCGTGCGCCCACACCTCGCACGGCCCGAACGCCTCCGTGCCGAAGCTGTGGTCGAAGTGCGAGTGGGTCAGCACCACCCGCCACGGCAGCGGCGTCACCTCCCGGACGGCGGCGGCCAGCTCGCCACCCTGCCCCGCGTCGCCGCCGGTGTCCACGACGAGGCACGACTCGCCGCCCACGACCAGCCCGACCGACAGGTCCAACTCCTCGTAACGCCGCACCAGCACGCCGTCCGCGACTTCGATCCACCTGCTCATGGGTGCCACCCAAGCACGCGGCGGAAGATCTTGTAAAAAATCTTCGCCGTCCTGTCGATCCGCGGCCTCGCCCGTTCGACCCGGTGATGAGAGGGTCCACAGCGGACCCCCGAACGCACCAGGAGTGACGACCATGAAGTACATGCTGATCATGCGGGCGACCGACGAGGCCTTCGCGAGCATGGGCCAGATCGACTTCGACCAGATGCTGGAGACCGTGGGCAAGTTCAACGACGAGCTGATCCGGGCCGGGGTGCTGGTCGCCGCGGAGGGCCTGGACGACGCCGCCAACGGGGTCGTGGTGGACTACTCCGCGGAGCCGCCCGTGGTCACCGACGGTCCGTACGGCGAGACCAAGGAGCTGTTCGGCGGGTTCTACATCCTCAACGTCGCGTCGAAGGAGGAGGCCGTCGAGTGGGCGAAGCGGCTGCCGATCCAGGGGCCCGGGTTCAAGACCGAGGTCCGGCGGGTGCCCACGATCGACGAGTTCCCGCAGGACAACCCGTGGATCCAGAAGGAGCGCGCGTGGCGCGAGGCGACGGGGCAGCTCTGAGCGACCCGACCGGTCGGGCGGCGGTCGCCGCCGTGTGGCGCATCGAGTCGGCGAAGGTCGTCGGCGCGCTGGCCCGCTACACCGGCGACTTCGCCCTGGCCGAGGACCTCGCGCAGGAGGCCTTCGCCGAGGCCCTGGTGACGTGGCCGCGCGACGGCGTGCCGCGCAACCCGGGCGGCTGGCTGCTGACGGTGGGGCGGCGGCGCGCGATCGACGCGTTCCGCCGCCGCGCCGCCGCCGACGAGCGCTACGCCGCCCTCGCCCGAGACCTGGGCGAGGGCGTCGTGGACGCGGGGGAGACCGACCCGGACCAGATCGACGACGACGTGCTCGCGCTGATGTTCGTCTCCTGCCACCCGGTGCTGTCCCCCGAGGCCCGCGTGGCGCTGACCCTGCGCGTGGTCGGCGGCCTGACCAGCGACGAGATCGCCCGCGCGTTCCTGGTGCCGACCGCGACCGTGCAGGCCCGGATCACGCGCGCGAAGAAGGCGCTGGGAGCGGCCGGCGTGCCCTTCGAGGTGCCGCCGCCGGAGGAGCGGTCCCCGCGGCTGGGTTCGGTGCTGAGCGTGGTGTACGTGATCTTCACAGAGGGTTCGTCGGCCAGCTCGGGCGACCGCCTGATCCGCTTCGACCTGGCCGGCGAGGCGCAGCGCCTGGCCCGGGTGCTGGCTCGCCTGATGCCGGGAGAGCCCGAGGTGCACGGCTTGCTGGCCCTGCTGGAACTGACCGCCGCCCGCTTCCCGGCCCGAACCGCCCCGGACGGCTCACCCGTCCTGCTGGAACACCAGGACCGCCGCCGCTGGGACCGGTCGGCCATCGTGCGCGGACGTGCGGCGTTGGCACGGGCGGAGAAGGTCGGGCGGGGGTTGGGGTACTACGGACTGCAGGCGGCGATCGCCGAGTGCCACGCCGTCGCGCCGTCGGTCGAGGAAACCGACTGGGGGCGGGTGGTGATGCTGTACTCGGCTTTGGGGCGGCTTGCCCCCTCGCCGGTGGTGGACTTGAACCGGGCGGTGGCGGTGTCCATGGCACAAGGGCCTGCTGCGGCGCTGCCGATCGTGGACGAGCTGGCGGGGTCGGGGGCGCTGGCCGGGTCGCACCTGCTGCCCACCGTGCGGGGCGAGCTGCTGACCCGGCTGGGGCGGGTGGAGGAGGCGCGGGTCGAGCTGGGGCGGGCCGTGGAGTTGTGCGGGAACGAGCGGGAACGGACGGTGCTGCAGCGCAAGCTGGACGACCTGTGACCGGGCGTAACTCATTCGTGTGACGTGAGCGGTGGGGTCAAGAGCGCGATAACGTCGCAGCGTCCGCGGGCGACCTCAGGGTATGGACAGCGGACCGGACGGTGGCAGGTCTGTCGCGAGGCAGGCAGCGATCGCAGCGGTCGCTCTGGTGTTCCTCACCTTGCTGGTCGTTGGGCTGTCTCGGTCCGATTACCGGCTGTCCGGCGCGCCGCCGCCCAGCACTGGAGCAAAGCCGTCGGAATCTGTTGCGCGTCCGAGGACCACGTCGATGGACGTTGGCGCTCATCCGACCTACCCGATCATCGTCCCCTCTGAAGCCACGCCGACACATCCCGCCACCCTCCCGACACCGGTTACGCCGACGACAGCGGACCTGTCACAACCGGCCGACGACCGCCAAGCCTTCCTGGAACACCAGCGCCGGTTGCTCAGACAAGGCCAGGTGGCCTATCGCTCACCCGACCCCATGCGGGTCGACGACGTGCAGCGTGTGGTTGTCCGCTTGGGCGAGCAAGGCCTGGACATCACCAGTGGACTACCTGGATCCGGCAGTGTCGCCGTCTCCCCGGTCGAGATCGGTTCGGACGTCATAGCCGAGCTGAGCGGACCGGACTTCCAGATCACGAGGGTGGGAGGCGATGACGGCTCACGGGTATTGGTTTCCAGGCGGCCTGCCGAGTGGAGCTGGGACGTGCGACCGCTCAAGAGCGGTACCTTGACGCTCGACCTCGTCCTGTATGTGCGGGTTGTCGAGGGCGGGGCGCCTCTCGACGTGCGAACTTTTCAACATCGTGTCAGCGTCGAGGTGAACAGCACACACTGGTTGAGCCGGCTCTTCAAGGACTACTTGGCCCCAGTGGGCTTGACGGTTCCCGTGTTGGTCGGCGGCATCGCTTGGGGTGTCAGCTGGTGGCGCAAGCGCCGGAAGGGCGCGGATTCGGAAGCCCCCACAAGCGGTGGCGACGCCGCCCACCAAGACGGTTCTGCGGAGCAAGGCGGAACGAGGACAGGGAGGGCACAACTCGGCGATCAGAAGACAGGCATGCGAGCCGAGCCCCCCGCACGCACAGTGGGAGACAGGTCGTGAACCGCCTGGCAACGAGGAATACCGGCAGATCTGCTGCCGGTACAGTCGCGTAGGTGACGATCAACTCCGGCGACGGCCTTCCGGAGGAGCGGCAGTTGGCGCGGAGGGATCCGGTTGGCCCGCGCTGGCTGTTGTGCGGAGGCGTCGGGTTCGAGGATTCACAGGACGAAGTCCCGTTGGCGTTGTTCGTGGACGTCGAAGGGCTGTTCGTCGACCTCCCGCCGCGACCTCGGGAGCGGTTCACCCTGGTCGGCTGTAGCCCGGTCGGCGTGCTCGGCCGGCTCCCTGCCGACGCACTGGGTACCGAACGGGCTTGGCTGGGGAACATCTCCCTGACCGCGCCCGGCACGTCTTCGTCGTGGTGGGGAGAGGAACTGGGCGATGTTGTCGTGGTGGCACAGCGGCCGAGCGCCTCGGTGCCAGGCACTGTCGACATCGACCTCGACGGGTTTGTCCGCGTCCACGACCGCACGGACGGGGTGGTGCGTCCGCGCGGCGTCGACGGGTTCGTGCTCTTGGACGGGAACGAGGTGCCCTGTGGCACCTGCCAGGACGTCACAGGGGTTTTCCGCGAGGAATCCGCGCCGCCGGTGCCGCAGGTTCGGCTGATCGGGTGCCGACCGGAGCCCTCGTTGCAGACCGCGCTCGACGCGGTGGGGCAGTCGACCAACGCCGGTTTGCGTCGTCGTCGGGTTCACGGCTGGGTCCACACGGTCGCTGATGACGGGGCCGCTGTTCAGGTCATCGGTGCTGTGGTGGCCGGAACGGTCAGCGACGCTCGGCCGTCGCGACTGGGGGCCGGGCTCGTGGACGTGACCGTCGACGTCGAGCCGGGGGAGCCGCTGCCCGCGGGCATGCTCGACGTCCTGGAGCAGTGGCGGGCCGGACGTCCGACCACGCGCAACCTGTGGGCCGGTTACGACCGGGAGCTGCGGCACCGGTGGGCCGGTGTGGCGCTCGCCGTGCGGTCGGCCGCATCGGATCGACCGGCTGGCACCACCTTCGACCTCGACGGCAGGTTCGTCACCGACGTCGAAGGGTTCTACTGCGCGCTCGGCGAGGCGGTCAACGGTCCCGGCGGGTACTTCGGCTGGAACCTCGACGCGTTGGACGACTGCCTCCGCGGCGGGTTCGGCGCGCGTACCCCGTTCCGGCTGGTGTGGCACGACTCGGCCGTCGCCCGTCAGCACCTCGTCGCCGGCTACGACCAGCGTCGGATGGCCCCGGCGGTCACGTTGGACTACCTCCTGGGCATGTTCGCCGAACACGGGGTCGAGATCGACCTGCGCTGAGCCGACCACCACCACGCGCCCTGCACCGCAAGCTGAACGACGAGGGATCACTGCCGCGCGGTGCCGTACGCCCGGACCAGCGACAGCATGTGCACGATCGACAGGAACGGCACCGCGGCGGTCGGGATCAGCACGAGCGGCAGGTGCGCCATGTGAGCGGTCAGGACCGTGCCGTCGGGAAGGACGCCGGCGGCGCCCACGTCGTGCACCGCGCCGAGGGTCACCGCCACGACGAAGTCGAGCAGGCCGAACACCGTCCACGCCAGGAACCACCCGCGACCGCGGTCGAGCCGCCTCGCCACGTACGGCGCGGCGAAGCCGACCACCAGGTCGCCGATGCCCGCCGGGAGCGCGAAACCGGCCGGCAGCAGCCCCACGGCGTAGTAGGCCAGGAACACGAACCCGATCACCCGCCACCCCTGCATGGCGACCAGCAAAGACAGGTCGAGCGACCGTGCCCACTCCCGGAACCGGTGCGACAACAGCAACAGGATCCCCACGACGAGCACGGGCACACCGGCGGTCAGCGCCACCCGGATCGGCGGCGACCCCACCGCCCGCTCGAACAACCCCGCCGCCGCACCCGCGGCGGCCAGCGCCACCCACGACACCGCCACCAGCGACAACACCAGCGCGCCCCGGTCCCGAACCTCGGACATGCCGCCCCCGATCACCCCGCACGGGCCACCCCGACCCACCAGGTGTACCGCACGGCCCACCCGCGCGACAGATCGTGGGATGCGGTGGACCCGAGGTGGGCGGCCGAGGCCGACACCACTGCGCCGGCCGCGCCACCCCGGTCACGGTCAGGCCAGGCGGTCCCAGACGCGGTGTTCCGACAGCAGGGTCAGGACGTCCTGCACCACCGCGGTCGGGTCGTCGCCGGTGACCACGCCCGGCCCGTCGCCCACCACCGACGCGCCCTCACCCCACGCCCCGATCGCCTTGGCGTGCCGATGGGCCTCCTCGACCAGCAGCGCCACCCGTGGGTCCACAGTGGACGAAGGAGCGCCTGCCTTGGTGTCCCGGGCAGGGAGGGCGTCGGGTGCGGGTGGGGGAGCGGCGGCCAGGAGCAGGGCGTCGAACTCGACCGAGCGGGCCGTGAGGAAGGTGCGTTGGGCCACCAGCCCGTCCGTCAGGGGACCGCCGTGCGGGGCGATCACCAGCGGAACGACTCCAGCCTCCTCCAGGGCCGCACGAGCCGCCTCCACACCGTCGACCGAGTGGTCCGCGACGATGCCCACGACCCGCCCCTCGACCGGCCACCGCCGCCCGATCTGGGACAGCGCCGGGCTCGGCGTCACCTCGGGCAGCTCCCCGTCGAACTCCGGCACGGGCAGGCCCAACCCCGTGGCCACCTCGGAGCACAGCCGGGCGTCCACCCGCGCCAGCACCCGCAACTGCCGTTCCTTGACCGCCTGCTCGTAGCACTTGCCCAGCTCGAACGTGAACGCCCGGATCACGTGCTCCTGCTCCACCGGGCTCAGGCTGTGGAAGAACAGCCTCGGCTGGCTGAAGTGGTCGGCGAAGGACGCCGGCGCCTCCCGGACCTTCACCGACTCCTCGACCCGTTGCGGCATCTCGACGTACGCCCCGTCGGCGACGCCGGCGTGGAACGGGCAGCCGCCGTCCAGCGAGTTGGGCCGGTACGGGGCCGCACCGCCGTGGACGGCGGTCTGGTGGTAGCCGTCGCGCAGCATGTCGTTGACCGGCGCGTGGGGGCGGTTGATGGGCAACTGGTGGAAGTTCGGCCCGCCCAGCCGGGTCAGCTGCGTGTCCAGGTAGGAGAACAGCCGCGCGTGCAGCAACGGGTCGTCGGTCAGGTCGATGCCGGGCACCAGGTGGCCCACGTGGAAGGCGACCTGCTCGGACTCGGCGAAGAAGTTCGTCGGGTTGCGGTTGAGGGTCAGCATCCCGATCGGCTGCACGGGTGCCAGTTCCTCGGGCACGATCTTGGTCGGGTCGAGCAGGTCGATGCCCTCGAAGGTCTGCTCCGGCGTGTCCGGGAAGACCTGCACGCCCAACTCCCACTGCGGGAACGCGCCGGCCTCGATGGCGTCGTACAGGTCGCGCCGGTGGAAGTCCGGGTCGATGCCGTTGATCAGCTGCGCCTCTTCCCACAGCAGCGAGTGCACGCCCTGCGCGGGCTTCCAGTGGAACTTCACCAGCGACGTCTCGCCGGCGTCGTTGACCAGCCGGAACGTGTGGACGCCGAAGCCCTCCATGGTCCGGTACGACCGCGGCACGGCACGGTCGGACATGTGCCACAGGACGTGGTGGGTGGCCTCGGTGTGCAGGGACACGAAGTCCCAGAACGTGTCGTGCGCGCTCTGCGCCTGCGGGATCTCCCGGTCCGGGTGCGGCTTGGCGGCGTGGATGATGTCGGGGAACTTGATGCCGTCCTGGATGAAGAACACCGGGATGTTGTTGCCCACCAGGTCGAACGTGCCCTCGTCGGTGTAGAACTTCGTGGCGAACCCGCGGGTGTCGCGCACGGTGTCCGCCGAACCCCGCGACCCCACGACGGTGGAGAACCGCACGAACACCGGGGTGGTCTTGCCCTTGCGCAGGAACCCCGCCTTGCACACGCTCTCGGCGGTGCCGTAGCCCACGAACACGCCGTGCGCGCCCGCACCGCGCGCGTGCACCACCCGTTCGGGGATGCGTTCGTGGTCGAAGTGCGTGATCTTCTCGCGCAGGTGGTGGTCCTGCAACAGCGTCGGGCCGCGGGCGCCGGCCTTGAGCGAGTGGTCGGTGTCGTACAGGCGCAGGCCCTGCGCGGTGGTCAGGAACGGACCCTGCTGGCTGTTGGCCGTCTTGGGCGCACCCGTCACGGCCCCGGTCGGCGAGACGGTCTCCGGCGCGTCCTGGTCGGGCTTGGGTGGGAGCGGGTCGCGCGGCTCGGTGGGTTCCGCGACGGTCGGCGGCTGGGGGCCGGGCGCTCCCGGGATCTTCGGTTCCACTGTCCCTCCTCGGTCGTCAGGCGGCGGCTACCCCGTGGCGGGCGCGCTACACGGCGCGGGAGGTTGACGTGGGCGACACCCAGCGTCACCGGGAAAACTCCTCTTTGCACTCCGGGCACTCCACGAGCGGCTCGTGCGCGCAGGTCGCGGCGTGCCGGAGGCCGTCACGCATTCGGGTGAGACGGGCCTTCGACGGCCTTCCGCGCCCGACCCCGTCTCAGCCGACGCCCGTGCCGCACCCCGGTCACCGCGCCTGCTCGTCGGCTTCGAGGCTGGTGCGGTGCTCGGCCAGGCGGCGCTGGAAGTCCTCGATCCGGGCGGTCAGGCGGCGGAACCTCGACGGGGTCGCCGGCGCGTCCGGGTCGTGCGGGTCGGCGTCCGGCGGGGACGCCTGCACCGCGCGGTCGTGGTCTGGGTGGTCGATCATGCAGGGCGGTCCTACGGGTGGGGACGAGGTGGACGTGAAAGCCGGGGGTACCCGCGTCCGGCCGGCCGGAATCGTGACCCCGGCCACAGGTTCCACCGCACCGGTTCAGGGCCCCCGGCCGACGATCACCCATCGGAACCGCGGTGGCGGCGTGGCATGATGGCGTGACTATGAGCGATCAGATCGAGGCCGTGGCGGAGGTCACGACGGCGGTGGAGTCACGGGGTGGCGCCCTCGTGGTCCACGTCGCCGGCGAAGTCGACATGGACACGTGCGACGACGTCCGCGCCACGATCGTCGAGGCCCTGGCCACGGACCCCGCGGCCTTGGTGCTCGACCTCGACGGGGTCACCGTCTTCGGGTCCATCGGTCTGTCGCTGCTCATCGAGGTCCGCCACCGCGCCGAAGCCCGCCGCATCGGCTTCGCCGTGGCCACCGACCGGCGGGCGGTGCTGCGCCCGCTCACCGAGACCGGCGTGATCGACCTGCTCGTGCTGCGCGCGGACGTCGACGAGGCCGCCGCGGCCGCCCTCGCCGCCGCCTGAGCAGGCGGCATGGTGCTTCTCGTCCGGGGCGAGTAGCTTGGGAGGAGTCAGTGGGACAAGCCGTCCGGGTTGCCAGGATGGCCGAGGGTTGAGCAGACAGCCTGCACCAGCGCTCATCAACGCCAGGAGGCGTGTCGTGGTGCAGGACGGTGGGAACGGCTACCTCAGGACCGAAACCTCCGAAGTGGACGGCGTGGTCGTCCTCCGGCTCGCCGGCGAGTTGGACATGGTCTCCGAGCGCGTGCCCGAGGACGAGGTGCGCGCCCGCATCGCCGACCGACCGCCCGCGGTGGTGCTCGACCTGCGCGAGGTGACTTTCTTCGGCTCCAACGGGATCTCGCTGGTGCTGGGCGCCCTCCAGGAGGCGCGGCGGCACGCCGTCGGGTTCGCGCTGGTGGCCGACTCGCGTCCGGTCCTGCGGCCGTTGGAGGTGACCGACGTGCTCGCCGTGGTCCGGGTGTTCGGCACCGTGGACGACGCCGTGGCGTCCCTGCTCGACGTCCCGGTGCGGTCGGCCTGACGGGAACCCCGCGGCCGTCGCGCGCGTCGGTCCCGGCGTGGAGGAGTTCGGGCCGTACCGGGTCGGTGACCTGCTGGGCCGCGGCGGCATGGGCGAGGTGCACCGCGCGCACGACACCGCGCACGACCGGGTCGTGGCCCTGAAACGCCTCTCGGCCGCGCACCACGACGACCCCGAGTTCCGCGCCCGCTTCCGCCGGGAGGCCCGCATCGCGGCCCGGCTGCGCGAGCCGCACGTCATCCCGATCCACGCGTTCGGCGAGATCGACGGGCGGCTGTACCTGGACATGCGGCTGGTCGAGGGACGTGACCTGGCGGAGGTGCTGCGGTCGGGTCCGCTGGAGCCGGCGCGGGCGGTGCGGGTCGTGGCGCAGGTGGCGGGCGCGCTCGACGCCGCGCACGCCGACGGGCTCGTGCACCGGGACGTGAAGCCGTCGAACATCCTCGTCACGGCCGAGGATTTCGTGTACCTGGTCGACTTCGGCATCGCGCGCAGCGTCCTGCCCGGCACGGGGCAGTTGACGGCGTCCGGCGCGGTGGTGGGGACGTTGGACTACATGGCGCCCGAGCGGTTCGGCGACGGTCCCGTGGACGGGCGGGCTGACGTGTACGCGCTGGCTTGCGTGCTGTACGCGTGCGTGACCGGCGGGCGACCGTTCGAGGCGGACAGCGCGGCGGCGCTGATCTGGGCGCACATGCAGCAGGACGCCGTGCCGGCGTCGGTGCGGAACCCGGGTGTGCCGCGGGCGTTGGACGAGGTGATCCGGCGCGGCATGGCGAAGGCGCCCACGGACCGGTACCCCACCGCCGGCGCCCTGGCCTCCGCCGCCACCGCCGCACTCACCACCGCCACTGCACTCGCGCACGCCGCGACCCCGCCGCCCGTCGCCGTCCGGCCCGCCGCCGCGCCGGTTGCTACCGCCCCGCTGGTCGCTGCCGCCGTGCCGGTTGCCGCCGCTCCGCCGGTTGCTGGTGCTCCGCCGGTCGCTGCCGCTCCGCCGGTTGCTGCCGCCGCGACCTCGCTGCCCGCTGCCTCGGCCGCTCGGGTGGTTGTGCCGGGCCGGCCTCCGGCCCCCGACAC
This DNA window, taken from Saccharothrix variisporea, encodes the following:
- a CDS encoding STAS domain-containing protein, producing MVQDGGNGYLRTETSEVDGVVVLRLAGELDMVSERVPEDEVRARIADRPPAVVLDLREVTFFGSNGISLVLGALQEARRHAVGFALVADSRPVLRPLEVTDVLAVVRVFGTVDDAVASLLDVPVRSA
- a CDS encoding catalase, which codes for MEPKIPGAPGPQPPTVAEPTEPRDPLPPKPDQDAPETVSPTGAVTGAPKTANSQQGPFLTTAQGLRLYDTDHSLKAGARGPTLLQDHHLREKITHFDHERIPERVVHARGAGAHGVFVGYGTAESVCKAGFLRKGKTTPVFVRFSTVVGSRGSADTVRDTRGFATKFYTDEGTFDLVGNNIPVFFIQDGIKFPDIIHAAKPHPDREIPQAQSAHDTFWDFVSLHTEATHHVLWHMSDRAVPRSYRTMEGFGVHTFRLVNDAGETSLVKFHWKPAQGVHSLLWEEAQLINGIDPDFHRRDLYDAIEAGAFPQWELGVQVFPDTPEQTFEGIDLLDPTKIVPEELAPVQPIGMLTLNRNPTNFFAESEQVAFHVGHLVPGIDLTDDPLLHARLFSYLDTQLTRLGGPNFHQLPINRPHAPVNDMLRDGYHQTAVHGGAAPYRPNSLDGGCPFHAGVADGAYVEMPQRVEESVKVREAPASFADHFSQPRLFFHSLSPVEQEHVIRAFTFELGKCYEQAVKERQLRVLARVDARLCSEVATGLGLPVPEFDGELPEVTPSPALSQIGRRWPVEGRVVGIVADHSVDGVEAARAALEEAGVVPLVIAPHGGPLTDGLVAQRTFLTARSVEFDALLLAAAPPPAPDALPARDTKAGAPSSTVDPRVALLVEEAHRHAKAIGAWGEGASVVGDGPGVVTGDDPTAVVQDVLTLLSEHRVWDRLA
- a CDS encoding STAS domain-containing protein — protein: MSDQIEAVAEVTTAVESRGGALVVHVAGEVDMDTCDDVRATIVEALATDPAALVLDLDGVTVFGSIGLSLLIEVRHRAEARRIGFAVATDRRAVLRPLTETGVIDLLVLRADVDEAAAAALAAA
- a CDS encoding serine/threonine-protein kinase; the encoded protein is MEEFGPYRVGDLLGRGGMGEVHRAHDTAHDRVVALKRLSAAHHDDPEFRARFRREARIAARLREPHVIPIHAFGEIDGRLYLDMRLVEGRDLAEVLRSGPLEPARAVRVVAQVAGALDAAHADGLVHRDVKPSNILVTAEDFVYLVDFGIARSVLPGTGQLTASGAVVGTLDYMAPERFGDGPVDGRADVYALACVLYACVTGGRPFEADSAAALIWAHMQQDAVPASVRNPGVPRALDEVIRRGMAKAPTDRYPTAGALASAATAALTTATALAHAATPPPVAVRPAAAPVATAPLVAAAVPVAAAPPVAGAPPVAAAPPVAAAATSLPAASAARVVVPGRPPAPDTIFPPPTDNSGLLPRRRSAAVLVGAAVALALVAVVLVWAVEWRGGDRVAGSATTAVTTTAAESSGAPTGNSAPTTAATTAPTTAPTTAPTDERAAALLAVLPEAFRGNPTCKPAPPTGNGIVATVTCTAANSRHFRFPPPDQATFHLFADRAAQDAHFRHLVETNGVPREDESGGCRPKTRPPHYALYYRDTSGPLPGEFTTCFVADGVGQVWWVDTRTTTTGVLRSARATSPDDLDALGYWWNSMVLTTLS